AAAGCCCTTTGTCTTGTTTGAAGAATAGCAGAATAGCTAGTTAAATTCAATACTCTCAAAAGAATGGCCGGAGGAGAAAGAACGGTCAGACCCCTGAGCACTTTTCTGCGTTCATTGAAAAACATTTACAAGGTAAATCACCGATAGGTGAGAGAGGGTGCTCCGGGGTATATATAACCGAATACAAAAATAAAAGGCCAAACTCACAGGGGTCCGACCGCTAAAAACGTTTTATTTAACTGATTTACAAATTATTTAATCCATCAATACTTTATTTTTTATATACTCTATTATGTTTACCAAGGTCCAAAAAAATAACAAGAGTATAGCCATTAAACTCCTCAAAAATTATTCTAAGGTCAGACCCAGCAGATACTGCTCTTTTCCCAAGAAGATGCCCATTTAAAGAATGATTTTTAAGAAGTTTCATTTTAGGATTTAAAATAAATAATTTAATACACTCAAAAACCCTTTCTTTGTCTTTTTGAGATAGTTTTTTAAATTGTTTCTGAAATAACTTATGATATTTTATCTTCGTAGCGCCTTAAGGTATTCTATGGCCCTTTTTCCTTCTAGCTCTTTAGAGACATTTTTACCTTTTTTTGCCTCAGAAGATGCTTTTATAATTAAGTTCTCTTCTTCCAGACTTAGCCTATTCTCCGTACTAAGTAAAAAAGGAAGTCCTTTTCTGAGAGTAGTCTGCTTCAAAAAAAGCTTAATAGCAGAGCTCATATCAAGACCCAATTTATCAAATATTTTTTTTGCTTCTTTCTTGTCTTTTTCATTTATACGAACTTGGATATTAGACATATTTTAATTTTAATAATTACATTTTGATTATATATTAACGTAGTTACATTGTCAATACATTAAAATCATCAAGTCCACTCTTTCAAGAGAAAGACATAAAGAGAAAGAGCGGTCGGACCCCTGCACATTTTTCTATACTCATAGAAAGAGATTATATATATCACCAAATACAAAAAAACAGCCAAACTCGCAGGGGGCCGACCGCTAAAAAAACCTTTCAGCTAATTCACAGATTTAGATTTTTATAGGTATTGTCACCTCTCATCCTTATGCTATCAATAACTAATATTCCACTTTCCTTGTGAAATATGATTCTATAATCCCCATATCTCAATCTATAAAAATCAGAATTTTTTATTTTAATAGATTTTAGTTTTTTATCACCACTCAATAGACGCTTGATAATTTCCAATAATTTTTCCCTGTCTTTTTTAGATATTTTTTTTAATAATTTCTCAATATTATTCATAGAACCTAAGAAATCCTCTTTAAAACATCAACCAAATCCTTAGCCTTCATTCCCTTTCCTTTGTTATCACGAATAGCATCAAAAACAGTAAATTCCTTTTCTTTTTTACTGTCAATAATGAGTGGTTCAATTTCTAACTTATCTCCCTTGTCAGTTATAACAAACTGATTCGTATTAAATTTATCTCTCCATTTTTTAGGGATAGTAATTTGTCCTTTTGTGGTCGCTTTTGATATTGTTGTCATATGATTAAGTATTACTTTCTTACATTCTTACTTTATCATAACACAAATATATTGTCAAAACATTAAATCCTAAATGGCTCTAAATAGAGTCAGACATGTTAAATCAGTTTTTTATAAATATTTTTTATTTTTTATTTTGTCTATTTTTTCCCTAATTTTCTTATTCTCTTTTTCCAGGTCCTCTTTAGTTATGTTGTTCGACATAGAGACTCTTACTGTGTAAAAATCTTCCATAGCTTTCTCTAGCTCTTTATTTTTTTTATCAAGCTCTCTTGTTTTTTCTTTTACTTTTTTCTCCAACTGGCCAGAACTGATTGTTATTTCAGCTAAATCGGAGGACATTTTATTTATAGTTTTTGCTAAGTCTCCTAATTCATTTTTTGAATCCAGTTCTATTTTAATACCAAGCTTCCCTTTTCCAATTTCAATAGCGCCTTTTTGGAGAATATTTATTGATCTAGAGATAGAAAAAGAAATATATGTGCCAGCAAGCACTGCGAATATTAAGGAAACTATAAGCAAAAATCGGATTTCATTTAAATTACTTTGAATAGTCTTGTTTACTAAGGCATCTTTCTCTTTTAATTCTTCTTCTTCTTGACTTAAGGATATTTGGATTGAATCTAGCAAAGCCTCTTCAGCTTTTTCAAGATCTTCTTTTTTTTCAATAATTTCACTACCATAAACACCGTTTTCTTTATCACTAATTATATCCTCTGATATTTCGATAAATACCTCCCAATTCTTTTTAATTTCATTCTTCAATTCCTTCTTGCTAGGATTAAGCTGAATCAATGTTTCATATCTATTGAAAGCATCATTAAATTTACTTTTTCCTTCTTCAATCAAATCCCCTTCAGTCTCTTCTCCACTGCTTTCTTCTTCTCCACTGTTCGCTTCTTCTGGGGCTCTATCATCAAGAGACTTTTCTGCTTTTATTAAAGATAACTCCATTGTAGAGGAAAGAACCCTCAGGACAGAGGACTTTAAATCTTTTAAAGCACTCACAGTA
This genomic window from Patescibacteria group bacterium contains:
- a CDS encoding type II toxin-antitoxin system RelB/DinJ family antitoxin: MSNIQVRINEKDKKEAKKIFDKLGLDMSSAIKLFLKQTTLRKGLPFLLSTENRLSLEEENLIIKASSEAKKGKNVSKELEGKRAIEYLKALRR
- a CDS encoding type II toxin-antitoxin system RelE/ParE family toxin; amino-acid sequence: MNNIEKLLKKISKKDREKLLEIIKRLLSGDKKLKSIKIKNSDFYRLRYGDYRIIFHKESGILVIDSIRMRGDNTYKNLNL
- a CDS encoding AbrB/MazE/SpoVT family DNA-binding domain-containing protein — its product is MTTISKATTKGQITIPKKWRDKFNTNQFVITDKGDKLEIEPLIIDSKKEKEFTVFDAIRDNKGKGMKAKDLVDVLKRIS
- a CDS encoding HAMP domain-containing protein, which codes for MKIKLMILLGFSLITLMVGMVGWFSYSNSKTVGEMFKGVGEETIPTVSALKDLKSSVLRVLSSTMELSLIKAEKSLDDRAPEEANSGEEESSGEETEGDLIEEGKSKFNDAFNRYETLIQLNPSKKELKNEIKKNWEVFIEISEDIISDKENGVYGSEIIEKKEDLEKAEEALLDSIQISLSQEEEELKEKDALVNKTIQSNLNEIRFLLIVSLIFAVLAGTYISFSISRSINILQKGAIEIGKGKLGIKIELDSKNELGDLAKTINKMSSDLAEITISSGQLEKKVKEKTRELDKKNKELEKAMEDFYTVRVSMSNNITKEDLEKENKKIREKIDKIKNKKYL